A stretch of DNA from Melioribacteraceae bacterium 4301-Me:
GCTCAAGGATACATCAAGAATTACTGTCCCCGTGAATTCTCTGTGGTTCTATGTGTAACTAATGAAGAGAGAGCCAATATCTCAACCAATTTTTTTTCATTGTCATTGCGAACGAAAAGAGTAAAGCAATCTCCAACAAAAGAAGGTAAAATGTTGAATTTTTTGTAGTAGGAGGTTGCTTTGTTATAACAACAGTTTTATTTGTTTAGCCAACCGATGAAAACAGATGTGAGAGCTGGAGGCTCTTGTTCCTATATTGATGAGAACAGATGATTCAAATGATATAGGGTTGAGATTCCTCAACCAACCATGCTTCCTTTAAAGCGAATTATTGATGCAATCTGGATTATTACCGATGCAAAAATGTATGATGGAACTACAAAACTGAGCGTAAACTTCAATCTGTGGCAAATAAAGACTTAGAGTTTATTAATAAAATCAAAAGTCTTTGTCTCATACTAATTGACAGAAATCAAGAGCTAAGCTTTATTTTTTCTATAGCATTATTTATTCTTTTTATTACCTCATCTTTACCTAATATATAGACAATATCATAGACCCCAGGGCCTGTGCTTTGTCCAGAAACAGCTAATCGTAGAGGGTGGATTAATTTTCCTTTGCTAATTTTTAGTTCTTCGGCCAATTGTGATAAAGCCTTTTCGTAGTCAGTTTTTTGTGGGTTTGTTAATTCAGCAAATTTATCCCTTAGTTTTTTTAATTGTTCAGGTGTTTCACTTTTCCAGCTTTTTTCAATTGCCTTTTGTTCATATTCGGTTGGTTCCTCGTAAAAATATTTACAATTGGTAATAAATTCTTTAACGAAGGTAACTCGTTCTTTCATTGCCTCGATTACTTGCATTAAGTATTCATCAGAAAATGAAGAATTTGAAAATTGTGATTGGGATAATTCTTTTTTCAGTAATGCCAAAAGTTCTGTTGTATTTTTTTTTCGTATATGTTCAGCGTTGAGAGCATTTAATTTTACAACATCAAAAACGGCGCTCGACTTATTAACGCCTTCGAACGAAAACTTTTCAATTAATTCATCTAAATAATAAAATTCTTTATTATCGCCGGCATTCCATCCTAATAAGGCAACAAAATTAATTAATGCTTCTTTCAGATAACCCTTATCTCTGTAATCTTCTACTGCTACGTCACCTTGCCTTTTACTAAGTTTGGTCCTGTCAGGATTAAGCAAGAGAGGTAAGTGTGCAAATATTGGTCGTTCCCAATTGAAAAAGTCATAAAGCAAAACATGTTTAGGGGTAGAAGACAGCCATTCTTCGCCTCTTATTACATGACTAATTTTCATTAAGTGATCATCTACAACATTTGCAAGATGATAAGTAGGGAAGCCATCACTTTTAATTAATATTTGGTCGTCAATATTATTGCTGTCAAATTCTACAATGCCACGTACAACATCGTTAAAAATAATCTTTTGGTTAGGTATTACATTAAGTCTTACAACCTTAGGAATACCACTTGAAAGTTTTTCTTCAATTTCTTTTTTAGTTAGGTTAAGGCAGTATTTATCATACTTTGCTTGTGGAAATTTTAGAAGCTGCTGCTCTTTTCTTAATTTTTCTAATCTCTCTTGAGTACAAAAACAATAATATGCATGGCCTTTATTAATCAACTCTTGCGCATGTTTAGTATAAATATTTAATCTTTCAGATTGTCGATAAGGTCCAAATTCGCCGCCAATATCAGGTCCTTCATCATATTGTAAGCCAATCCACTTAAGTATAGCAATAAGATTTTCTTCTGCTCCTTCTACGTATCTGTTTCGGTCAGTATCCTCTATTCTTAGAATAAATTTCCCATGATTTTTCTTAGCAAATAAAAAATTAAATAGGGCTGTTCGCAGCCCACCTACATGAAGATATCCAGTTGGACTTGGTGCAAATCTAACGCGTACTTCTGATAACATTGGCATTTTGTTTTTTTGTAAGAATTAGGAAGTCATTTATTATTCTTTTGAGTGTAGTATTTTATTTTATCAATAAATTCTTTACTATCAATTGGTTTAGGTATATAATCTGTTGCGCCTACCTCAAGGCATTTTTCGCGGTCGCCTTTCATTGCGAAAGCAGTTAATGCAATGATAGGCACATCTTTATAATTTGGCAGCATACGAATTTTTTCAGTAGCTTCAAATCCATTCATAATTGGCATTTGCATATCCATTAGTATTAAATCAAATTGGTCCTTCTTTGCCATTTCCAATGCAGCTTCTCCATTTTCTACAACAACAACATTTTCGAAATTATTTTTCTTTAGTAAACGGGTAACAATAATTTGCGAATGTTTATAATCTTCTGCTAACAAAATTTTTATTACATTTTCTTTTTTCAGTACTTCTTCAACCGGAGGGGGGAGTTCATAACGATTAATCATTGCATTAATTATATCGGCAAGATCCTCAATGTTTGTTGATTTTTTTTCAAGCAGTTCATCAAAAAGTCCTTCTA
This window harbors:
- the gltX gene encoding glutamate--tRNA ligase, which codes for MPMLSEVRVRFAPSPTGYLHVGGLRTALFNFLFAKKNHGKFILRIEDTDRNRYVEGAEENLIAILKWIGLQYDEGPDIGGEFGPYRQSERLNIYTKHAQELINKGHAYYCFCTQERLEKLRKEQQLLKFPQAKYDKYCLNLTKKEIEEKLSSGIPKVVRLNVIPNQKIIFNDVVRGIVEFDSNNIDDQILIKSDGFPTYHLANVVDDHLMKISHVIRGEEWLSSTPKHVLLYDFFNWERPIFAHLPLLLNPDRTKLSKRQGDVAVEDYRDKGYLKEALINFVALLGWNAGDNKEFYYLDELIEKFSFEGVNKSSAVFDVVKLNALNAEHIRKKNTTELLALLKKELSQSQFSNSSFSDEYLMQVIEAMKERVTFVKEFITNCKYFYEEPTEYEQKAIEKSWKSETPEQLKKLRDKFAELTNPQKTDYEKALSQLAEELKISKGKLIHPLRLAVSGQSTGPGVYDIVYILGKDEVIKRINNAIEKIKLSS